A genome region from Maridesulfovibrio salexigens DSM 2638 includes the following:
- a CDS encoding FAD-binding and (Fe-S)-binding domain-containing protein translates to MPQLGPHISIPAEALLQRVLGLDPFEFKGWPEDVRTLAESIAAELFLVRYNPFINPELVRKSVSRTLTLARPTLSGEYPQRLTRAVENFWLKQDADMEFRDRFVEKMKEILPEHCIGLEPHTVVQSATDATDLRIELPIAVLFPEDTEQVRAIVRLANEMQFGLIPRGGGTGATGGAIPALDRTAVLSLARFKKILSVDTDAMTLCAQAGVITLDAIKAADKKGVLFTVDPASKAGSSLGGNISENSGGPFAFEYGCTIDNIISYKMVMPKGELIEVRRKGHPGHKIFANENATFEIFDSKDRLIDTIELTAEEIRTTGLGKDVTNKYLGGLPGVQKEGVDGIITECCFALYPKPSNSRVLCLEFFGRSMRNAMLVIKDVVALRDTIREEGDLVKISALEEFGPKYVQAIKYVKKSEKYEGDPISVLILQLDSDDEAALQSAVDTILSIAQPYDGVDIFAARDEKEAELFWEDRHKLSAIAKRTSGFKVNEDIVIPLEVIPDFSDFLEDLNLIYLAKIYRRSLLSIKELQGFPIEEPKVELALERTTNILKGKITGKDMSDQELESQVYYLFQELRDEFPKLDSKINKILAKLKEQRIIIANHMHAGDGNCHVNIPVNSNDPDMLHSAHEAVDDVFKKVLELKGEVSGEHGIGITKIDYLSEEKIEAIKAYKLKVDPLNILNPGKLTRRNLPSPAYTFSFNRLINDLNKTAIKDKEHLMELLQNIQTCTRCGKCKQVCPMFFPQEGLMYHPRNKNIALGALIEAIYYSQVQRGEPSPNLMTRLRKLMEHCTACGRCTSVCPIKIDSAGAALQIRSFLEYKGDSGHPIKNAVLGFVAKDPQSRLPKAAKFLSLSAGLQAKAIGLIPGHWRRRMESPMLHSKTPAMDFKNLSETINLDKGSMFLQNTPAPDSVYYFPGCGASLFSKDIGMATLYLLLKSGVNVIMPAKHLCCGYPLLASGCVEAYNTNRHRNISDIQYRIAKASIAGMKVSTLITACGTCRESLESYEFKELGYDINRSDAVQYLLTNPGNLNFNTANAARDVIYHASCHTEWTDVKKNKAPEMYRKAVADMLGAEVKLSPGCCGESGLGSITSPEIYNKLRDRKGGQLKKDLQGYGKETPVLVGCPSCKVGIKRNMDTLKKQNRVLHTVEYMAELIGGPKWRKDFKKELERATRQDELVLI, encoded by the coding sequence ATGCCTCAATTAGGTCCCCATATTTCTATTCCTGCCGAAGCCCTGCTACAAAGGGTACTCGGCCTTGATCCCTTTGAATTTAAAGGCTGGCCCGAAGATGTGCGTACCCTTGCGGAAAGCATCGCAGCTGAGCTTTTCCTTGTGCGCTACAACCCATTCATCAATCCGGAACTGGTCCGCAAATCAGTATCCCGCACACTCACCCTTGCCCGCCCCACCCTTTCCGGTGAGTACCCGCAACGCTTAACCCGTGCAGTGGAAAATTTCTGGCTTAAGCAGGATGCGGATATGGAATTTCGGGACAGATTCGTCGAAAAGATGAAAGAAATCCTGCCTGAACACTGTATCGGCCTTGAGCCGCACACTGTTGTGCAATCCGCAACAGATGCCACTGACCTGCGTATTGAACTGCCCATCGCGGTTCTTTTTCCGGAAGATACCGAACAGGTCCGGGCCATTGTACGCCTTGCGAACGAAATGCAGTTCGGCCTGATCCCTCGTGGTGGCGGAACCGGAGCAACCGGGGGCGCTATCCCGGCTCTTGACCGCACAGCCGTTCTTTCCCTTGCTCGCTTCAAAAAAATTCTCAGCGTAGACACCGATGCCATGACCCTTTGTGCTCAGGCTGGTGTAATCACCCTTGATGCCATAAAAGCTGCGGATAAAAAAGGCGTGCTCTTTACCGTAGACCCCGCATCAAAAGCCGGATCTTCCCTTGGCGGTAACATTTCCGAGAACTCCGGCGGCCCCTTTGCTTTCGAATATGGCTGCACCATCGATAACATCATCAGTTATAAAATGGTCATGCCTAAAGGCGAACTTATTGAAGTGCGCCGCAAAGGTCATCCCGGTCACAAGATTTTCGCCAACGAGAATGCAACTTTTGAAATCTTTGATTCCAAAGACCGTCTCATCGACACTATCGAACTCACCGCCGAAGAAATCCGCACCACTGGACTCGGCAAGGACGTAACCAACAAGTACCTTGGTGGACTGCCCGGCGTACAGAAGGAAGGGGTCGACGGTATCATTACTGAATGCTGCTTCGCCCTTTATCCCAAGCCGAGCAACTCTCGCGTGCTCTGCCTTGAATTCTTCGGTCGCTCCATGCGCAACGCCATGCTGGTTATCAAAGATGTTGTAGCACTGCGCGACACCATCCGTGAGGAAGGTGACCTTGTAAAAATCTCTGCACTGGAAGAATTCGGTCCCAAGTACGTACAGGCTATCAAGTACGTTAAAAAATCCGAAAAGTACGAAGGTGATCCCATTTCCGTACTCATTCTGCAGCTGGATTCCGATGACGAAGCTGCTTTGCAGAGTGCAGTAGACACTATCCTTTCCATTGCCCAGCCCTATGACGGGGTGGACATATTTGCAGCCCGAGACGAAAAGGAGGCGGAACTCTTCTGGGAAGACCGCCACAAGCTTTCCGCTATTGCTAAACGCACTTCCGGCTTCAAGGTTAACGAAGATATCGTTATTCCTCTTGAAGTTATACCGGACTTCTCGGACTTCCTTGAAGATCTGAACCTGATCTACCTTGCCAAAATCTACCGGCGTTCTCTGCTTTCCATCAAGGAATTGCAGGGATTCCCGATTGAGGAACCCAAAGTTGAGCTGGCCCTTGAGCGGACCACCAACATCCTCAAAGGCAAAATTACCGGCAAGGATATGAGTGACCAGGAACTTGAAAGTCAGGTCTATTACCTCTTTCAGGAACTGCGCGACGAATTCCCCAAGCTGGACTCAAAAATCAACAAGATTCTTGCCAAGCTCAAAGAACAGCGCATCATCATCGCCAACCACATGCATGCCGGTGACGGTAACTGCCACGTGAACATTCCGGTCAACTCCAACGACCCGGATATGCTGCACAGCGCCCACGAAGCAGTTGACGATGTATTTAAGAAAGTTCTTGAACTTAAAGGTGAGGTTTCCGGTGAACACGGAATCGGCATCACCAAGATCGACTACCTTTCCGAGGAAAAGATCGAAGCCATCAAAGCTTACAAGCTCAAGGTGGACCCGCTCAATATCCTCAACCCCGGCAAGCTGACCCGCAGGAATCTTCCTTCTCCGGCATACACATTCTCGTTCAACAGGCTCATTAACGACCTGAACAAGACTGCTATCAAGGATAAGGAACACCTGATGGAGCTGCTCCAGAACATCCAGACCTGCACCCGTTGCGGAAAATGCAAGCAGGTCTGCCCCATGTTCTTCCCTCAAGAAGGACTCATGTACCATCCGCGCAACAAAAACATCGCACTGGGTGCACTCATTGAGGCCATCTACTATTCACAGGTACAGCGCGGCGAACCTTCTCCGAATCTTATGACCAGACTCAGGAAGCTCATGGAGCATTGCACCGCCTGTGGCCGTTGCACCTCTGTCTGCCCGATCAAGATTGATTCCGCAGGAGCAGCACTCCAGATCCGTTCTTTCCTCGAATACAAAGGTGACAGCGGACATCCCATCAAGAATGCCGTACTCGGTTTCGTAGCCAAGGACCCGCAGAGCAGATTACCCAAGGCAGCCAAATTCCTGTCCCTGTCCGCAGGATTGCAGGCCAAGGCAATCGGACTTATTCCCGGTCACTGGCGCAGACGCATGGAATCACCCATGCTGCACAGCAAGACCCCGGCCATGGATTTCAAAAACCTGTCCGAGACCATCAATCTCGACAAGGGTTCCATGTTTCTGCAGAACACCCCCGCACCGGACAGTGTCTACTACTTCCCCGGCTGCGGTGCGTCCCTGTTCTCCAAGGACATCGGTATGGCAACCCTGTACCTGCTGCTCAAATCCGGCGTGAACGTAATCATGCCGGCCAAGCACCTTTGCTGCGGTTATCCGCTGCTGGCAAGCGGCTGTGTTGAAGCTTACAACACCAACCGCCACCGCAACATCAGCGACATTCAATACCGAATCGCCAAGGCTTCCATTGCAGGCATGAAGGTTTCCACCCTGATCACCGCCTGCGGAACCTGTCGCGAATCCCTTGAATCATATGAATTCAAGGAGCTTGGTTACGATATTAACCGTAGTGATGCCGTTCAATATCTGCTGACCAATCCGGGCAACCTCAATTTCAACACTGCCAATGCAGCAAGAGATGTGATCTACCACGCCTCCTGCCACACCGAATGGACCGATGTGAAAAAGAACAAGGCCCCGGAAATGTACCGAAAAGCAGTTGCCGACATGCTCGGTGCTGAGGTAAAACTCTCTCCCGGCTGTTGCGGAGAATCCGGTCTCGGCTCCATCACCAGCCCTGAAATCTATAACAAGCTGCGCGACCGCAAGGGCGGACAACTCAAGAAAGATCTTCAGGGATATGGTAAGGAAACCCCGGTACTGGTAGGCTGCCCGTCTTGTAAAGTAGGTATCAAGCGCAACATGGATACCCTGAAAAAACAAAACCGCGTACTCCACACTGTGGAATACATGGCCGAGCTTATCGGCGGACCCAAGTGGCGCAAAGATTTCAAGAAAGAACTTGAAAGAGCCACCCGTCAGGATGAACTCGTATTGATATAA
- a CDS encoding pyridoxal-phosphate-dependent aminotransferase family protein codes for MIGDDFAELKLFITGPILLREEVRKAGLLPEFGHRDAENPKRFEPIMRNLKTIAGNPEGYSPVIFNGSGTNVLEASIRSLVADSDKVLNVSVGAFGDLYHKLAVVNGKNAVQLKFPYGQAISLEKLEEALKEHKPNVVTFTHNETSTGVINDVVAVCEMIRAHGAAPIIDAVSIFGGAPTFINECRPLMYCTSTQKSLGLPAGFGIGFVCEEALQKAESVANRGYTTDIIAQVGKAKINQTLTTPNGTLANQMCVQLDYIVNDETVAGRFKRHEDMRTIAHKWAETMDGYELFAQEGFRSPSLTTFKTPSHMSIDKLKEVKELMRGHGYLFDPGYGKINKELEEQGESPIFRVGHMADIQPEMVEEYLDVLGGVLKVFK; via the coding sequence ATGATCGGTGACGATTTTGCAGAACTCAAACTTTTTATAACCGGCCCCATTCTTTTGCGCGAAGAAGTGCGTAAAGCCGGGCTTCTTCCTGAATTCGGACACCGGGATGCAGAAAATCCTAAGCGTTTCGAACCAATCATGCGCAATCTTAAAACTATTGCCGGAAATCCTGAAGGATATAGTCCGGTTATATTCAATGGTTCCGGTACCAATGTGCTCGAAGCCTCCATTCGCTCACTTGTTGCGGATTCCGATAAGGTGCTGAATGTTTCTGTCGGCGCATTTGGTGATCTTTACCACAAGCTGGCTGTTGTTAACGGTAAGAATGCTGTTCAGCTTAAATTCCCCTATGGTCAGGCTATCAGTTTGGAAAAATTGGAAGAAGCCCTCAAAGAACATAAGCCCAATGTGGTTACTTTCACTCATAACGAAACCTCGACCGGTGTAATCAACGATGTTGTTGCGGTTTGCGAAATGATTCGTGCTCATGGAGCTGCCCCGATCATTGATGCTGTTTCGATTTTTGGAGGTGCACCAACATTTATTAATGAATGCAGACCGCTCATGTACTGCACCTCTACCCAGAAATCTCTGGGACTGCCTGCAGGATTCGGTATCGGTTTTGTTTGCGAGGAGGCTTTACAGAAAGCTGAGTCCGTTGCGAACCGAGGATACACCACTGACATTATCGCTCAGGTCGGTAAGGCCAAGATCAACCAGACCCTTACTACCCCCAACGGCACTCTCGCTAACCAGATGTGTGTGCAGTTGGACTATATAGTTAATGATGAGACTGTAGCAGGTCGATTCAAGCGTCATGAAGATATGCGTACTATTGCCCATAAATGGGCTGAGACAATGGACGGCTACGAACTTTTCGCACAGGAAGGCTTTCGCTCTCCCAGCCTGACCACTTTCAAAACTCCTTCTCATATGAGTATTGATAAGCTTAAGGAAGTGAAAGAGCTCATGCGCGGGCATGGTTACCTGTTTGATCCGGGATACGGCAAGATTAACAAAGAGCTGGAAGAGCAGGGCGAATCCCCAATCTTCCGTGTAGGACATATGGCAGATATTCAACCGGAAATGGTTGAGGAATATCTTGATGTTCTTGGCGGAGTGCTGAAGGTATTTAAGTAG
- a CDS encoding substrate-binding periplasmic protein: MFKYVLSAFFLVMSLLMVGVLPSFAKHKTLTLVTHKPITNPDGLYLNLVYTEVFNRLGIILNYKVYPAKRCELLLDAGEVDGDFSRIYSYGDSKPDLIRVEEPHWESGFIAVAMKPNIELDGWSSLNGTGYRTVYRRGIKGCEVNLPRYVKRRKLDKVASISSGFQKLIRSWADVYIGAEMDVMSALDSDEFRDSGLKIVGVMDKFTAHLYLHKKNKHLAPKVAAILRSMKAEGLLDKYKEQAGLKSYIESR, translated from the coding sequence ATGTTTAAATATGTTTTAAGTGCATTCTTCTTGGTGATGTCTCTATTGATGGTTGGAGTTTTGCCCTCCTTTGCTAAACATAAAACACTTACCCTCGTAACTCATAAGCCGATAACTAATCCTGACGGATTGTATTTAAACCTTGTTTACACGGAAGTTTTCAATCGTCTTGGAATAATACTTAATTACAAAGTATATCCAGCCAAGCGGTGTGAATTGTTGCTGGATGCAGGAGAGGTTGATGGTGATTTTTCACGTATATACAGCTATGGGGATTCTAAGCCCGATTTAATCAGGGTTGAAGAGCCGCACTGGGAATCTGGTTTTATTGCTGTGGCCATGAAACCCAATATCGAGTTGGACGGTTGGAGTAGTTTAAATGGAACGGGGTATAGGACTGTTTACCGTAGAGGAATCAAAGGGTGTGAGGTTAATCTTCCCAGGTATGTTAAACGAAGAAAGCTGGATAAGGTCGCCAGTATCTCAAGTGGATTTCAGAAACTAATTCGTAGCTGGGCAGATGTGTACATCGGGGCGGAAATGGATGTCATGAGTGCTTTGGATTCTGATGAGTTCAGAGACAGTGGTTTAAAGATCGTTGGGGTCATGGATAAATTTACCGCGCATTTGTACTTGCATAAGAAAAATAAGCATCTTGCGCCGAAGGTTGCCGCAATTTTGCGTTCAATGAAGGCTGAAGGTTTGTTGGATAAATATAAAGAACAGGCTGGCCTTAAGTCATACATTGAAAGTAGGTAG
- a CDS encoding TetR/AcrR family transcriptional regulator, producing the protein MTKMSKKKAAILEAATILFANKGFADTSMQELSKMTGAAEGTIFYHFKNKEHLLLTILEATKARILEEFEAHMDQHQPGTGIEEMEEVVAFYLLLAGRMEYQFLLLHRHFLYQFAESRPEFRENLEAIYNCLVILFEQAIQKGLDDGSIGEVNPRKSALIIFTMVDGLVRFKNFNLYDAGALFNDLIESIRRMLKPN; encoded by the coding sequence ATGACCAAGATGTCCAAAAAGAAGGCGGCAATTCTGGAGGCTGCCACCATCCTATTCGCTAATAAGGGTTTTGCAGACACTTCCATGCAGGAATTGTCCAAGATGACCGGAGCGGCGGAAGGAACCATTTTCTATCACTTCAAGAATAAGGAGCATCTCCTGTTGACGATCCTTGAGGCAACCAAGGCTCGTATATTGGAGGAGTTCGAGGCTCATATGGATCAGCATCAGCCTGGAACCGGTATTGAAGAGATGGAAGAGGTGGTTGCGTTTTACCTTCTTCTTGCTGGACGGATGGAATATCAGTTTCTGCTTCTGCACCGACATTTTCTTTATCAGTTCGCCGAAAGCCGACCTGAATTCCGGGAAAACCTCGAAGCCATCTATAACTGTCTGGTCATACTTTTTGAACAGGCTATCCAGAAGGGGTTGGATGATGGCTCCATCGGCGAGGTCAACCCCCGGAAGAGTGCACTCATCATTTTCACGATGGTCGATGGTTTAGTGAGATTCAAGAATTTTAATCTCTACGATGCGGGTGCTCTGTTCAATGACTTGATTGAGTCCATCCGTAGG